The Pseudomonas nunensis genome includes the window GCGGGTCAGCTAAACGAAAGGCTGGCCTCTGAATCCGCGTGGCAGACGTTGCATTCCGGCCATCGCGGTGAGTCGCTGAACCCACTCGGCACGCCAGTCATTGGCGGTATGAGTGACCTTGGCCTTGCGCGCCGCGCGCCGTGCCGCATTGCGTTCGTCTTTTCGCGCGTCCTTGAACGCATCGGTGTTGCGGCAGCTTCTGCATTTGACCTGGGCGAGTATTTTGCTCGAAACCAGTTTGCTGCCTGTATGACCGCAGGCCAGATGCCCGCCGACTTTGAAGTGAGTGACCATTGGGACGTCTCCTTTGTGACGTGTGATCGTTTGACCTCCATTCGTCGGCAGCGTTCGTTGATGCAATTATGCGCAAAACCTGGGCAAAAAAAGGCCCGCATGCGGGCGGGCCAAGGGATTCTTCAAAGGAGTGAGTCCACAGTAGGGCGTCGGTTGTGAACAGGATGTGAAAGCCTTGGGGGCAAAAAAAAGCCCAGCGCGTGGCCGGGTTGCGGGTGTGGCAGGAGGCTATCAGGCAGGCAGGGTCTCGGTGACAAGGCAGTCGCCGTTCATGCTTCCTGAATCAGGCCTGTCCTTAATGATTATCTGAACCGGGGCAGCGGTGGTTCGACAGGGCGCAGAGATGACAGCGTGCTGCGAATCAGCGGCGCGTCTTTCTCGATGTCGTTCAGCCGGTCACGAATTTTCAGGGCCGTAGGATGCCCGCCTTGATGATCGACCCAGTCGGCAATCTCCTTGCACGCGGCCGCGAGTCTTGCCTGACGTGAATCAAGCAGGGTAAGCAGGGTGGTGATGGACTCTTTTTCGGACATGACACACCTCCATTTAAAGCAAACCTGGCAGTTGCAGCAAAAAGCCCGCTGATGCGAGCTCTCTGCCGATGGGGTCGCTGGTCCTTCAGCTGATTTCAGTATAGCCCCGGTAGAAAATCCTGGAGTTATTCAGCTTTGTCGGGCTGTCACTTGTGAGCGGGCGTTGAGTTGGTAACATTCGCGGCGGGCGTCTTCTTCATGATCGTAACCGTCACCGATAAAGCCGCGGGTGCGGGTATCGGCGATGCGATACCAGACGGCGGCGTCGGGTGGCGCGTGGTTCACTTCTCCGGCTCGGCGGCCATGAATGATGATTTTGTTGCAACGCTTCACAACGAAAATGTCTTCCATGGCACCACCGTAGCTGATTCGTGTTCAGATCAACTATAGAAGCCCTTTGCGATCGTGCAAAAAATAGACAGGTCAGTTCGTCGGTTGGTTGCCTGTTCAAGCACCGACAGATTGAAGCTGCCAGCCCTGCGGCAGCTCTTACCGGGTCGGCGGTCACGATTTTTCGGCAGCGGCGACCATTTTCTCGAGAAAGATCGCGAGCCCGACCTCTTCGGCCCTGAGTCCTTTGCGCACCCGTGGCCGGGGCAGCTCAGCCAAGGCGCCGAGCAAAAATCCATCCAGAACCGCCGGGTGGATGTAGCACTTGCGGCACACCGCCGGGGTGTTGCCCAGTTGTTTGGCGACGTTCTTGACCATCTCCACCACATGTCGCTTGGCGTCGGATTCCGGCTCCCAATGCAGTTCGCGCAACACCGCCAACGCCAGTGCGCTGCCGGCCCAGGTGCGGTAGTCCTTGGCGGTAAAATCGGCGCCGGTGAGGGTTTGCAGGTAGGCATTCACGTCGGAGGAAGTAACGGTGTGTCGCTCGCCGTTTTCGTCGAGGTACTGAAACAGGTTTTGCCCGGGGATTTCCAGGCAGCGCTTGATGATCCGCGCCAGGCGCCGGTCTTTCACGGTGATCTGGTGTTCGACGCCACTCTTGCCGCGAAACTGGAACAGGATTGCACTGCCATTCACCTCGACGTGCCGGTTGCGCAGGGTGGTCAGGCCATAGGAACGGTTGTCCCGTGCATATTGAGTGTTGCCGACGCGGATCAGCGTTGCGTCGAGCAAGGTGATGACTGTGGCCATGACCTTGTCGCGGCTGAAACCCGGCGCCTCCAGCAGGGCTTCCAGTTGCTTGCGCAGTTTTGGCAGGGCAAGGCCGAAGTCGCGCAGCCGCGAATATTTGTCGGCATCGCGCACTTCGCGCCAGCGTGCGTGATAACGGTATTGCTTGCGGCCCCGGGCATCGCGGCCGGTGGCTTGCAGATGGCCGCGCGGGTCGGCGCTGATCCACACGTCGATGTAGGCCGGTGGCACCGCAAGAGCGTTGATGCGCTTGATTTCGTCGGGATCGGTGATGCGCTGGCCCGCCGGATCGAAATAACAGAACTTGCCGCGCAGTTTCTTGCGGGTAATGCCGGGCTGGGTGTCATCGACGTAATGCAGGTCGGGCGGCAACACATCGATCAGCGCGGAATCGGGCATGGCAGTA containing:
- a CDS encoding DNA topoisomerase IB, giving the protein MPDSALIDVLPPDLHYVDDTQPGITRKKLRGKFCYFDPAGQRITDPDEIKRINALAVPPAYIDVWISADPRGHLQATGRDARGRKQYRYHARWREVRDADKYSRLRDFGLALPKLRKQLEALLEAPGFSRDKVMATVITLLDATLIRVGNTQYARDNRSYGLTTLRNRHVEVNGSAILFQFRGKSGVEHQITVKDRRLARIIKRCLEIPGQNLFQYLDENGERHTVTSSDVNAYLQTLTGADFTAKDYRTWAGSALALAVLRELHWEPESDAKRHVVEMVKNVAKQLGNTPAVCRKCYIHPAVLDGFLLGALAELPRPRVRKGLRAEEVGLAIFLEKMVAAAEKS